From Halotia branconii CENA392, the proteins below share one genomic window:
- a CDS encoding protein kinase domain-containing protein, which yields MLSSKLLGDRYQIIQVLGQGAFCQTYMVQDTDLPFYPTRVVKHFLPSSRYSISVEVRRRLFTREVEALKKLTNYDLVPRILDSFEDNLEFYLVQEFIEGYPLSVELSAGYCWSEGKVFQLLQEVLGILNFIHAQGLIHRDVKPNNIIRRKQDNRLVLIDFGAVKPCDELVRGQGNTSIFLPLEQHTTIAIGTPGYMPSEQQRGKPRPSSDIYALGIIGIQALTGLHPTQLPEDANTGEIIWQDRAQVSDGLAAVLNKMVQYHFQNRYQSAKEVLEALLPLTNLYPPRQELDPNDPTILWSQLLSPGQDTKEVLGSKTSSQQLDNQNNDITLPEELLPPRNLYPLKQELPSNSLPVNVTTVPQFPSSENDTNEVLREKVSLISEQQSTMTTITAFPRKSALLIGLMVGTISGLFLMLLSYWSMQVISPNPHLENWQIQLLKKFR from the coding sequence ATGTTAAGCAGCAAGTTACTGGGGGATCGCTACCAAATTATTCAAGTTTTGGGTCAAGGCGCATTTTGTCAAACATACATGGTTCAAGACACTGACCTCCCTTTTTATCCCACTCGTGTAGTCAAACATTTCTTACCTAGTAGTAGATACTCTATTTCGGTAGAAGTACGCAGACGGCTATTTACGCGAGAAGTAGAAGCGCTCAAAAAATTGACCAATTATGACCTTGTGCCCCGTATTTTAGATTCTTTTGAAGATAATCTTGAGTTTTATTTAGTGCAAGAGTTCATTGAAGGATATCCCCTGAGTGTGGAACTATCGGCTGGTTACTGCTGGTCTGAAGGTAAGGTTTTTCAACTACTGCAAGAGGTTTTGGGTATCTTGAATTTCATTCACGCTCAAGGACTGATCCATCGAGATGTTAAGCCGAATAATATTATTAGACGAAAGCAAGATAATCGGTTAGTACTGATTGACTTTGGAGCTGTCAAGCCTTGCGATGAATTGGTCAGAGGTCAAGGAAATACTTCAATTTTTCTACCTCTTGAACAACATACTACGATCGCTATTGGTACACCCGGTTATATGCCTAGTGAACAACAACGAGGCAAACCACGCCCTAGCAGTGATATTTATGCTTTGGGCATAATTGGCATTCAAGCCCTAACAGGACTACACCCGACACAATTACCAGAAGATGCTAATACAGGCGAAATTATCTGGCAAGACCGCGCCCAAGTAAGCGATGGTCTAGCTGCGGTACTCAATAAAATGGTGCAATATCATTTTCAAAACCGATATCAATCAGCGAAAGAAGTTCTAGAGGCGTTATTGCCCCTTACTAATCTTTACCCACCAAGACAAGAGTTAGACCCTAATGACCCTACTATTTTATGGTCTCAGCTTCTTTCACCTGGGCAAGATACTAAGGAAGTTTTAGGAAGTAAGACATCGTCACAGCAGTTAGACAATCAAAACAATGATATTACTCTACCAGAGGAGTTGTTACCACCCAGAAATCTCTACCCACTAAAACAAGAATTACCTTCTAACTCTCTACCAGTAAATGTAACGACAGTTCCTCAATTTCCTTCATCAGAAAACGATACTAACGAAGTTCTAAGAGAAAAAGTATCATTAATATCAGAGCAACAAAGTACCATGACTACGATTACTGCTTTTCCACGTAAATCGGCTTTGCTAATTGGTTTAATGGTAGGTACTATATCGGGATTATTTCTGATGCTTTTGAGTTATTGGTCTATGCAGGTCATTTCTCCCAATCCTCACCTAGAAAATTGGCAAATTCAACTACTCAAGAAATTCCGTTAA
- a CDS encoding PstS family phosphate ABC transporter substrate-binding protein codes for MANDSKKSIPLSHDAMQLIRGVIIGKLVTLVVMGGLLWLWLKPRLQVAQNTPSPTVSVTNTSNNRAMSTFQDVTDVPSGYFNYGGSTSWAPIRQLVDSQIQLTRPEFQLQYVNPADSSPGNGSGIRMLLDGKLDFAQSSRPLTAAERNIARQRGFTLEQRQVGIDAIAVVVNPALKVTGLTVEQLQQIYLGKITNWKQVGGPDLAITPFSQHPENADLLLVSGKEVLDKQILGSNVQYVYSTTEALRRVNQTPGGLYYGSARGVVYQCMVKPLRLGITSAQLVPPYQEPLVPSNQCPQNRNQLNTEVIKNGSYPITTRLFVIIKQNQRQEQQAGEAYARLLETDQGQRVIKQVGFVAETSENSVASSSQGK; via the coding sequence ATGGCTAACGATAGCAAAAAAAGCATACCACTGAGTCATGATGCCATGCAACTGATCAGAGGTGTAATAATTGGTAAATTAGTTACATTAGTAGTCATGGGTGGGCTGTTGTGGTTATGGTTGAAACCTCGCCTCCAAGTAGCTCAAAATACTCCTTCGCCTACTGTAAGTGTAACAAACACCTCTAACAATCGGGCAATGTCTACCTTTCAAGATGTGACAGATGTGCCTAGTGGTTATTTTAATTATGGTGGAAGTACGTCCTGGGCACCCATTAGACAACTCGTAGATTCTCAGATTCAGCTGACTCGTCCAGAGTTTCAGCTGCAATACGTGAATCCCGCTGATAGTAGCCCTGGTAATGGCTCAGGTATTCGCATGTTGCTTGACGGGAAATTAGATTTTGCTCAGTCTTCTCGCCCCCTGACAGCCGCAGAAAGAAATATAGCTCGGCAGAGAGGCTTTACTTTAGAGCAACGTCAGGTTGGTATTGATGCCATAGCAGTAGTAGTTAACCCAGCACTAAAAGTAACTGGTTTAACTGTTGAACAGTTGCAGCAGATTTATTTAGGTAAAATAACCAACTGGAAACAAGTGGGCGGGCCAGACCTTGCTATTACCCCCTTTTCTCAGCATCCAGAAAATGCAGATTTGCTATTAGTTTCTGGCAAGGAAGTTTTAGACAAGCAAATTCTTGGGTCTAATGTGCAGTATGTATACTCCACGACTGAGGCTCTGCGTCGTGTTAACCAAACTCCTGGCGGTCTTTATTATGGTTCTGCTCGTGGAGTAGTGTATCAATGTATGGTCAAGCCTCTACGTTTGGGTATTACTTCCGCACAGTTAGTTCCCCCCTACCAAGAACCTTTAGTACCTTCAAATCAGTGTCCGCAAAATCGCAATCAGCTGAATACGGAAGTAATCAAGAATGGTAGTTATCCTATCACCACTAGACTGTTTGTGATTATTAAGCAAAACCAAAGACAGGAGCAGCAAGCAGGAGAAGCTTATGCCAGACTTTTGGAGACTGACCAGGGTCAAAGGGTAATCAAGCAAGTTGGGTTTGTTGCAGAAACAAGTGAAAATTCAGTAGCTTCGTCGAGCCAAGGAAAGTAA
- a CDS encoding 3-isopropylmalate dehydratase large subunit, whose product MTLVEKLLAQASGNPYVQPGEVVFAKVDLALSHDAVAAPVARTFYQHYGAEAKLWDAQRVVLVADHFIQVNDIRNDRKANLMYQQMVDFAKDQGCYLFDLVSPGEAAGICHVLLPEKGFVRPGMIIAGTDSHTCTYGALGAFSTGVGTTDMANIFAMGDIWIRVPPTLVFELSGTLPPHISAKDIILFILGQISCAGATGKVMEFSGSILEQLPFDERLTLANMAVECGAICGLIVPDDMMRDYVKSRSSQEFAEVMADAEAEYEKVYQFDLTHLEPQVALPPKPDRVVAISQLQETPITKAFIGSCTGGKLYDLAEAAAVLQGRQLADGVDLFIVPASVEIRKQAETLGYLDIFAQAGAKILKTGCGACINSGIGVLNKEETGVYATNRNFKGRSGDPTGKNYLASPRTVAISAVKGKISHFLD is encoded by the coding sequence ATGACTTTAGTCGAAAAACTCCTCGCTCAAGCCTCCGGTAATCCCTACGTCCAACCAGGAGAAGTGGTCTTTGCCAAGGTTGATTTAGCTTTATCTCATGATGCTGTAGCTGCGCCTGTAGCCAGGACATTTTATCAGCACTATGGAGCAGAGGCAAAATTATGGGATGCTCAAAGGGTGGTTTTGGTAGCAGATCACTTTATTCAAGTTAATGACATCCGTAATGACCGCAAAGCCAATCTCATGTATCAACAGATGGTTGATTTTGCCAAAGACCAAGGATGTTATTTATTTGACCTAGTTTCCCCAGGTGAAGCAGCAGGTATCTGTCATGTTTTACTCCCAGAAAAAGGATTTGTACGTCCAGGAATGATCATTGCTGGTACAGATTCCCATACTTGCACCTATGGAGCATTAGGAGCCTTTTCTACTGGGGTTGGAACTACAGATATGGCTAATATCTTTGCAATGGGGGATATATGGATTCGCGTTCCGCCAACATTAGTATTTGAGTTGTCTGGAACTTTACCACCCCATATCAGTGCTAAAGATATTATCCTGTTTATTCTGGGACAAATCAGCTGTGCTGGCGCTACTGGTAAAGTGATGGAATTTAGCGGGTCAATCCTAGAACAGCTACCCTTTGATGAACGCTTAACTTTAGCGAATATGGCTGTTGAATGTGGCGCTATCTGTGGCTTAATTGTGCCTGATGACATGATGCGGGATTACGTCAAGAGTCGCTCTAGCCAAGAATTTGCAGAAGTTATGGCCGATGCTGAAGCTGAGTACGAAAAAGTATATCAATTTGACCTCACTCATCTAGAACCACAAGTAGCCCTTCCTCCAAAACCAGATCGAGTAGTTGCGATTAGCCAATTACAAGAAACTCCGATTACTAAAGCTTTTATTGGCTCTTGTACAGGAGGCAAACTTTACGATTTAGCTGAAGCTGCGGCAGTTTTGCAAGGTCGTCAACTCGCAGATGGAGTTGACTTATTTATTGTTCCTGCTTCTGTAGAAATTCGCAAGCAAGCTGAAACATTAGGCTATCTCGATATTTTTGCTCAAGCAGGCGCAAAGATTTTGAAGACAGGTTGTGGCGCTTGTATCAATTCTGGAATTGGGGTTTTGAACAAAGAAGAAACGGGAGTTTATGCAACCAATCGCAACTTTAAAGGACGCAGTGGCGATCCTACAGGCAAAAACTATTTGGCTTCTCCAAGAACAGTGGCGATATCAGCCGTAAAAGGTAAAATTAGCCACTTTCTAGATTAA
- a CDS encoding isocitrate/isopropylmalate dehydrogenase family protein — protein sequence MRSLNNPYYRIVAIPGEGIGTEVVAASLKVLQQVAKLEEFILQVDYGWLGATALEKFGSDFPQATVELCNGSDGILFGAVTQGGLLELRKHYDFFCNLRPIRMVKSLVHKSSLKPEKVQGLDILIIRELVSGIYFGLAGRATDEKGAYGYHTMLYYDEEIRRIARQALQKAQQRRGLLTIAHKENALPNLPWTQLVQAEAINFPEVVVESMLVDNLAMQMVMNPQRFDVILAGNLFGDILSDIGGALVGSVGLLGSASLNADGFGLYEAIHGTAPDIAGKGIANPLGTLGACVLMLQQWGEVRAAQRIMAAQERVLAKGYRTADLYTQGSEILVNTEELIDLLLAEIDSKQNSEMGVFHESFR from the coding sequence ATGAGGTCTTTAAATAATCCGTATTATCGTATTGTTGCTATTCCTGGAGAAGGAATTGGCACAGAGGTTGTAGCAGCTTCCTTAAAAGTTTTACAACAAGTAGCTAAACTAGAAGAATTTATTTTGCAGGTAGATTATGGTTGGTTAGGCGCAACAGCATTAGAAAAATTTGGTAGTGATTTTCCTCAAGCCACGGTTGAGCTATGTAATGGATCTGATGGGATTCTATTTGGTGCGGTTACTCAGGGTGGACTGCTAGAACTGCGAAAGCACTATGATTTTTTTTGCAATCTCCGTCCAATTCGGATGGTTAAAAGTTTGGTGCATAAATCAAGCCTGAAACCAGAGAAAGTACAAGGACTCGATATACTGATAATTCGTGAATTGGTCAGTGGGATATATTTTGGCCTAGCTGGACGTGCGACAGATGAAAAGGGAGCTTATGGCTACCATACTATGCTTTATTACGATGAAGAGATTCGGCGTATAGCTCGTCAAGCTTTGCAAAAAGCCCAACAACGCCGAGGATTACTCACCATCGCCCACAAAGAAAATGCCTTACCTAATTTACCTTGGACGCAGCTAGTACAAGCAGAAGCCATCAATTTTCCAGAGGTTGTTGTCGAATCAATGTTAGTGGATAACTTAGCCATGCAAATGGTGATGAATCCCCAGAGATTTGATGTAATTTTGGCAGGTAATTTATTTGGAGATATTCTCAGCGATATTGGTGGTGCTTTAGTTGGCTCTGTTGGCTTGTTAGGATCAGCTAGCTTAAATGCTGATGGATTTGGACTATACGAAGCAATTCACGGTACAGCTCCAGACATTGCTGGTAAAGGAATTGCTAATCCTCTAGGAACTTTGGGAGCTTGTGTTTTAATGCTCCAGCAGTGGGGTGAAGTAAGAGCTGCACAACGAATTATGGCAGCACAAGAGCGAGTTTTAGCCAAAGGATATCGGACAGCAGATTTGTATACCCAAGGTTCAGAAATATTGGTCAATACTGAAGAATTAATTGACCTTTTATTAGCAGAAATTGATAGCAAACAAAATTCTGAAATGGGGGTATTTCATGAGTCATTTAGATAA
- the crtR gene encoding beta-carotene hydroxylase, translating to MLTLEAQKSLKVPPKQFLAPPGDLNPTLLLFLAAVAMLVLSNFGYWLWLWPHWLCFSINTLALHCSGTVIHDACHQSAHRNRVINAMLGHGSALILAFAFPVFTRVHLQHHAHVNHPQDDPDHYVSTGGPLWLIAVRFLYHEVFFFQRQLWRKYELLEWFISRLIVGVIVYIAVQYHFLGYLLNFWFIPAFLVGIALGLFFDYLPHRPFVERDRWKNARVYPNPILNILIMGQNYHLIHHLWPSIPWYNYQPAYYVMKPLLDEKGCYQTSGLLQKKDFFEFVYDVFLGIRFHHNQPSKN from the coding sequence ATGCTCACGTTGGAGGCACAAAAATCATTAAAAGTCCCACCCAAGCAATTCTTAGCGCCTCCTGGTGATTTAAATCCAACACTGTTGCTGTTTTTAGCAGCAGTGGCAATGCTGGTGTTATCTAATTTTGGTTATTGGCTGTGGCTATGGCCACACTGGCTATGCTTTAGCATTAACACTCTAGCTTTGCATTGTTCTGGGACAGTGATTCATGATGCTTGCCATCAATCTGCCCATCGCAACCGGGTGATTAACGCAATGTTAGGTCATGGCAGCGCCCTGATATTAGCTTTTGCCTTTCCAGTCTTTACGCGGGTGCATTTACAGCACCATGCCCATGTTAACCATCCTCAAGACGACCCAGATCATTACGTTTCTACAGGTGGGCCATTATGGTTGATTGCGGTACGGTTTTTGTACCACGAAGTATTTTTCTTTCAACGGCAACTATGGCGTAAATATGAGCTATTGGAATGGTTTATTAGCCGCTTAATTGTGGGTGTGATTGTTTATATTGCAGTTCAGTATCATTTTTTGGGATACTTGCTCAATTTTTGGTTCATTCCAGCGTTCTTGGTGGGTATAGCACTGGGATTATTCTTTGATTATCTACCCCATCGTCCTTTTGTTGAACGCGATCGCTGGAAAAATGCCCGCGTTTACCCTAACCCCATCTTGAATATTTTGATTATGGGACAAAATTATCACTTAATTCATCATTTATGGCCTTCTATCCCCTGGTATAATTACCAGCCTGCATACTATGTGATGAAGCCACTTTTAGATGAAAAAGGATGTTATCAAACTTCAGGTTTATTGCAAAAAAAGGATTTTTTTGAGTTTGTTTATGATGTTTTTCTAGGAATTAGATTCCATCACAATCAACCATCTAAAAACTAG
- the pyk gene encoding pyruvate kinase, giving the protein MQLRDYLRRTKIVATIGPATSSPEMLKAIIEAGATTLRLNFSHGTHADHQRSIRLIRQTAFELNQPVAILQDLQGPKIRLGRFENGSIILAKGDRFTLTNRPVIGTQDISCVTYDYLAEEVPVGAKILLDDGRVEMLVEEINRDKGDLHCRVTVAGKLSNNKGVNFPGVYLSIKAMTDKDREDLMFGLDQGVDWVALSFVRNPQDIIEIKELIFSTGKQVPVVAKIEKHEAIEQMEAILALCDGVMVARGDLGVELPAEDVPVLQKQLIATANRLGIPIITATQMLDSMVSNPRPTRAEVSDVANAILDGTDAVMLSNETAVGNYPVEAVATMARIAERIEQEEAHSATRQLRDARRSIPNAISQAVSQIAEQLGAAAIMTLTQTGATARNVSKFRPQTPVLAITPHVNVARQLQMVWGVKPLLVLGLPSTGQTFQAAINVAQENQLLSEGDLVVMTAGTLQGISGSTDLIKVEVVTAVLGQGIGLGQGLVSGRARVAHTGMEVSNFNPGDILVAPRTSADFVEAIRKAAGIITEDESLTSHAAVIGLRLGVPVIVGVKTATEVIRDGAILTLDLQRGLVYSGAVGTP; this is encoded by the coding sequence ATGCAATTAAGAGATTATCTACGCCGGACAAAAATTGTCGCTACGATTGGCCCCGCCACCAGCAGCCCCGAAATGCTCAAGGCGATTATTGAGGCAGGTGCAACGACGCTGCGGCTAAACTTCTCCCACGGTACTCATGCTGACCATCAGCGTAGTATTCGCTTAATTCGGCAAACTGCTTTTGAACTAAATCAGCCAGTGGCAATTCTCCAAGACTTGCAAGGGCCAAAAATTCGTTTGGGACGGTTTGAAAATGGTTCTATAATTTTGGCAAAAGGCGATCGCTTCACCTTGACAAATCGTCCAGTTATTGGAACACAAGATATTAGTTGCGTCACCTACGATTATTTGGCAGAAGAAGTTCCCGTAGGAGCAAAAATTCTCCTCGATGATGGACGAGTAGAAATGCTTGTAGAGGAGATTAACCGTGACAAAGGTGATTTACATTGTCGTGTTACTGTAGCTGGCAAGCTATCTAATAATAAAGGCGTGAACTTTCCTGGAGTTTACCTATCGATTAAAGCCATGACCGACAAAGATCGTGAAGATCTGATGTTTGGTTTAGACCAAGGTGTAGATTGGGTAGCACTTTCCTTTGTCCGCAATCCTCAAGATATTATCGAAATTAAAGAGCTAATTTTCAGTACAGGCAAGCAAGTACCAGTGGTTGCCAAAATTGAAAAACATGAAGCTATTGAACAAATGGAAGCAATTTTAGCTTTATGTGATGGCGTGATGGTTGCCAGAGGCGACTTAGGGGTAGAACTACCAGCGGAGGATGTGCCTGTACTGCAAAAACAGTTGATTGCAACCGCAAATCGTTTAGGGATTCCCATCATTACAGCTACCCAGATGTTAGACAGCATGGTGAGTAATCCCCGTCCTACTCGTGCTGAAGTGTCGGATGTCGCCAACGCAATTTTAGATGGTACGGATGCAGTGATGCTTTCTAATGAAACTGCTGTTGGCAATTATCCAGTAGAAGCTGTAGCCACAATGGCACGAATTGCCGAGCGCATTGAGCAAGAAGAAGCACACTCAGCAACACGTCAACTCAGAGATGCTAGGCGTTCTATTCCCAATGCTATTAGCCAAGCTGTGAGTCAAATTGCCGAACAACTGGGAGCAGCGGCAATTATGACCTTAACCCAAACTGGGGCAACAGCTCGTAATGTCTCTAAGTTTCGTCCTCAAACACCAGTTTTGGCAATTACACCTCATGTAAATGTGGCACGACAGTTACAGATGGTATGGGGAGTCAAGCCATTATTAGTACTAGGACTACCTTCTACTGGTCAAACATTTCAAGCTGCAATTAATGTCGCTCAGGAAAATCAATTGTTATCTGAGGGCGATTTGGTAGTGATGACTGCTGGCACACTCCAAGGCATTTCCGGTTCAACAGATTTGATTAAGGTTGAAGTGGTGACAGCGGTGCTAGGTCAGGGAATTGGATTAGGACAAGGTTTAGTAAGTGGTCGCGCTAGAGTAGCTCATACTGGAATGGAAGTGAGTAACTTTAATCCTGGAGATATTTTAGTTGCACCCCGCACTAGTGCTGATTTTGTTGAGGCAATTCGCAAAGCTGCCGGAATTATTACTGAAGATGAGAGTTTGACAAGTCATGCCGCGGTAATTGGCTTGCGTCTTGGTGTACCAGTAATTGTGGGTGTGAAAACAGCAACTGAAGTAATTCGAGATGGGGCGATTTTAACGCTCGATCTGCAACGGGGTTTAGTTTACTCTGGGGCGGTAGGAACACCATAG